The following are from one region of the Paramagnetospirillum magnetotacticum MS-1 genome:
- the fliI gene encoding flagellar protein export ATPase FliI, translating into MKFLVRNLISDIERVSNIQVYGQIAAVQGMLLEAGGVQRTISVGDRCNVVARDGRRVICEVVGFRQGRALLMPYSPIEGIGLGCRTEVQDAEPVVYPDRGWLGRVINGFGEPVDGLGPLPGGDIAYPVKAQPPSAHSRTRVSGKIDLGLRSVNAFLTCCRGQRMGIFAGSGVGKSSIMSMMARNTSADIAVLGLIGERGREAREFIEDDLGPEGMKRSVVVVSTSDESPLLRRQAAYMTLTVAEYFRDQGLDVLCMMDSVTRFAMAQREISLSAGEPPASKGYTPTVFAELPRLLERAGPGTGKGSITGLFTVLVDADDHNEPIADAVRGILDGHIVLDRSIAERGRYPAINILRSVSRTMPGCNNQQENDLVRRARALLSTYEDMAELIRLGAYRRGTDPKVDEAIHYYPAIEAFLGQLKTESTNLQTCYAQLAEVLGMPFDGDGMGRK; encoded by the coding sequence TTGAAATTCCTGGTCCGCAACCTGATCAGCGATATTGAACGGGTCTCCAACATCCAGGTTTACGGCCAGATTGCTGCCGTTCAGGGCATGTTGCTGGAGGCCGGAGGCGTCCAGCGGACCATTTCCGTGGGCGATCGCTGCAACGTGGTGGCCCGTGATGGCCGCCGGGTGATCTGCGAAGTTGTGGGCTTTCGCCAGGGCCGCGCTCTGTTGATGCCCTATTCTCCCATCGAAGGAATCGGGCTGGGCTGCCGCACCGAGGTGCAGGATGCCGAGCCGGTGGTCTATCCCGATCGCGGCTGGCTGGGCCGCGTCATCAACGGCTTTGGCGAGCCGGTGGACGGGCTGGGGCCGCTGCCCGGCGGCGACATCGCCTATCCGGTCAAGGCCCAACCGCCCTCGGCCCATTCCCGCACGCGGGTGTCGGGCAAGATCGATCTGGGCCTGCGTTCGGTCAACGCCTTCCTCACCTGCTGCCGGGGACAGCGCATGGGGATCTTTGCCGGATCGGGCGTGGGCAAGTCGTCCATCATGTCCATGATGGCGCGCAACACCTCGGCCGATATCGCGGTTCTGGGCCTGATCGGCGAACGCGGCCGCGAGGCCCGCGAATTCATCGAGGACGATCTGGGCCCTGAGGGCATGAAGCGTTCGGTGGTGGTGGTCTCCACTTCGGACGAAAGCCCCCTGCTGCGCCGTCAGGCGGCCTATATGACGCTGACCGTGGCCGAATATTTCCGCGACCAGGGCCTGGACGTGCTGTGCATGATGGATTCGGTGACCCGTTTCGCCATGGCCCAGCGCGAGATTTCCCTGTCGGCGGGCGAGCCGCCCGCCTCCAAGGGCTATACCCCCACCGTCTTCGCCGAACTGCCCCGCCTGCTGGAGCGGGCCGGGCCGGGGACGGGCAAGGGCTCCATCACTGGGCTGTTCACCGTGCTGGTGGATGCCGACGATCACAACGAGCCCATCGCCGACGCGGTGCGTGGCATCCTGGACGGCCATATCGTGCTGGACCGCTCCATTGCTGAGCGCGGACGCTATCCCGCCATCAACATCCTGCGTTCGGTCAGCCGAACCATGCCCGGCTGCAATAACCAGCAGGAGAACGATCTGGTGCGGCGCGCCCGCGCCCTGCTCTCCACCTACGAGGACATGGCCGAACTGATCCGTCTGGGCGCCTATCGCCGGGGCACCGACCCCAAGGTGGACGAGGCCATTCATTATTATCCGGCCATCGAAGCCTTTCTGGGCCAGTTGAAGACCGAGTCCACCAATCTTCAGACCTGCTACGCCCAGTTGGCCGAGGTGCTGGGCATGCCGTTCGACGGCGACGGCATGGGGCGAAAGTAG
- the mutM gene encoding bifunctional DNA-formamidopyrimidine glycosylase/DNA-(apurinic or apyrimidinic site) lyase — MPELPEVETVARGLAQVWDGRRFVSVETRRSGLRVPFPKDFAQRLTGRRVESVGRRAKYLVVRLDDGLVMLGHLGMSGRMTIGALRNAPPGPHDHVEWVTDAGISVTLTDPRRFGLFTLCEAGELAAHPLLAGIGPEPLDDSFDAKVLAQALKGKSGPIKTVLLDQRTVAGLGNIYVCESLFRARISPLRPAGSLTKAETGRLVPLIKAVLTEAVAAGGSTLKDHARPDGELGYFQHSFQVYGREGEACPDCPGAPQCGGISRITQAGRSTFYCAKRQV; from the coding sequence ATGCCTGAACTGCCCGAAGTCGAAACCGTCGCCCGTGGCCTGGCCCAAGTGTGGGATGGGCGGCGATTCGTGTCCGTGGAGACGCGGCGCTCGGGCTTGCGGGTGCCGTTCCCCAAGGACTTCGCCCAGCGCCTGACCGGCCGCAGGGTGGAAAGCGTCGGACGCCGCGCCAAATATCTGGTGGTGCGGCTCGATGACGGGCTGGTCATGCTGGGCCATCTGGGCATGTCGGGACGCATGACCATCGGCGCTTTGCGCAACGCGCCGCCCGGCCCCCACGACCATGTGGAATGGGTGACCGATGCGGGGATCAGCGTGACGCTCACCGATCCCCGCCGCTTCGGCCTGTTCACCTTGTGCGAGGCGGGGGAGCTGGCCGCCCATCCCCTGCTGGCCGGGATCGGGCCGGAGCCCCTGGACGATTCCTTCGACGCCAAGGTGCTGGCCCAGGCGCTGAAGGGCAAGAGCGGCCCCATCAAGACGGTGCTGCTGGACCAAAGGACCGTGGCGGGGCTGGGCAATATCTATGTGTGCGAAAGCCTGTTCCGCGCCCGCATCTCGCCGTTGCGGCCCGCCGGGTCCCTGACCAAGGCCGAGACCGGGCGGCTGGTGCCTCTGATCAAGGCGGTGCTGACCGAAGCCGTGGCGGCGGGTGGCTCGACCCTTAAGGATCACGCGCGGCCCGACGGCGAGCTGGGCTATTTCCAGCATTCCTTCCAGGTCTATGGCCGCGAGGGCGAGGCCTGCCCTGACTGCCCCGGCGCGCCACAATGCGGCGGCATCTCGCGCATTACCCAGGCGGGGCGCTCCACTTTCTATTGTGCGAAGCGGCAAGTGTGA
- the ubiB gene encoding 2-polyprenylphenol 6-hydroxylase, which translates to MIRSIRNLNRLLTIGRVLARHDALFLLEDYLPMVRFGSRLLRGGRSPVSTGRPGQRLAAALAELGPSFIKLGQALSTRADLLGEEMAADLSGLQDELPPFAAEEARRIIEEELGGPLSNFYSEFDDVPVAAASIAQVHFATTRQGREVAVKVLRPGVEAKFHRDIDLLYWLSEWAELTIPRIRRLKPVETVKTFEESVTLEMDLRFEAAAASELAENFRGDDNFKVPEVDWLRTGKRLLTLERVAGIPVDETERLRAAGIDPVDVLAKAAEAMFNQVFRDGFFHADMHPGNLFIGEGGQLIAMDFGIMGRVDKRTRRFLGEMLLGFLSGDYRKVAEVHFAAGYVPADQSLDTFTQACRSIAEPILGRPLHEISIAKLLGQLFQVTETFAMETQPQLLLLQKSMLVAEGVGRILDPNINMWHLAQPLIEGWMRENLGPEAKIRETLGSVVGSLERLPRLLAETEKTYSMLVNQGLKLHPDTVKAMFPEGGRLRRPSPLLAWIIAAGLAVALYLK; encoded by the coding sequence ATGATCCGCTCGATCCGCAATCTCAACCGCCTGCTGACCATCGGCCGCGTCCTGGCGCGCCATGACGCATTGTTCCTGCTGGAAGACTATCTGCCCATGGTGCGCTTCGGCTCCCGGCTGTTGCGCGGGGGGCGTTCGCCGGTCAGCACGGGGCGTCCCGGCCAGCGTCTGGCCGCCGCCCTGGCCGAGTTGGGGCCGTCCTTCATCAAGCTGGGCCAGGCCCTGTCCACCCGCGCCGATCTCTTGGGCGAGGAGATGGCCGCCGATCTGTCGGGTCTTCAGGACGAGTTGCCACCCTTTGCCGCCGAAGAGGCGCGGCGCATCATCGAGGAGGAACTGGGCGGACCGCTGTCCAATTTCTACTCCGAATTCGACGACGTGCCGGTGGCGGCGGCCTCCATCGCCCAGGTGCATTTCGCCACCACCCGCCAGGGCCGCGAAGTAGCGGTCAAGGTTCTGCGCCCCGGCGTCGAGGCCAAGTTTCACCGCGACATCGATCTGCTCTATTGGCTGTCCGAATGGGCGGAGTTGACCATTCCGCGCATCCGGCGCTTAAAGCCGGTGGAGACGGTCAAGACCTTCGAGGAATCCGTCACTCTCGAGATGGATCTGCGCTTCGAGGCGGCCGCCGCCTCCGAACTGGCCGAGAATTTCCGGGGCGACGACAATTTCAAGGTGCCGGAAGTGGACTGGCTGCGCACCGGCAAGCGTCTGCTGACCCTGGAGCGCGTCGCTGGCATTCCGGTGGACGAGACCGAACGCCTGCGGGCGGCGGGCATCGATCCCGTGGACGTGCTGGCCAAGGCCGCCGAGGCCATGTTCAATCAGGTCTTCCGCGACGGCTTCTTCCATGCCGACATGCATCCGGGCAATCTGTTCATCGGCGAGGGCGGCCAGCTCATCGCCATGGATTTCGGCATCATGGGCCGGGTGGACAAGCGCACGCGGCGCTTCCTGGGCGAGATGCTGCTGGGATTCCTGTCGGGCGACTACCGCAAGGTGGCCGAAGTGCATTTCGCCGCTGGCTATGTCCCCGCCGACCAGTCCCTGGACACCTTTACCCAGGCCTGCCGCTCCATCGCCGAGCCCATCTTGGGCCGTCCGCTGCACGAAATCTCCATCGCCAAGCTGCTGGGCCAGCTGTTCCAGGTCACCGAGACCTTCGCCATGGAGACCCAGCCGCAATTGCTCTTGCTGCAAAAGAGCATGCTGGTGGCCGAGGGCGTCGGGCGCATCCTCGACCCCAATATCAATATGTGGCATCTGGCCCAGCCGCTGATCGAAGGCTGGATGCGCGAAAATCTGGGCCCCGAGGCCAAGATCCGCGAAACCCTGGGCAGTGTGGTCGGTTCGCTGGAGCGTCTGCCCCGCCTGCTGGCCGAGACCGAGAAGACCTATTCCATGCTGGTCAATCAGGGCCTCAAGCTGCACCCCGACACGGTCAAGGCCATGTTCCCAGAAGGGGGCCGCCTGCGCCGCCCCTCGCCCCTGCTGGCCTGGATCATCGCCGCTGGTTTGGCGGTGGCGTTGTATTTGAAGTAG
- a CDS encoding flagellar export protein FliJ, with product MADKGLKTLIRLSKWNVDEKQRVLVALQGREDEILAAIQHAEQTLIHEQQVASDDSVGVGFAYATFANAWLARREQLMQMLEQVRREIVKARDELADAFNELKTYEITQKERERRAQAERDKKEQAFLDEVGLNIHRRKDKDEE from the coding sequence ATGGCCGACAAGGGGCTGAAAACCCTCATCCGCCTGTCCAAGTGGAACGTTGATGAAAAACAGCGGGTCCTGGTGGCGCTGCAAGGGCGCGAGGACGAGATCCTGGCCGCCATTCAACATGCCGAGCAGACCCTGATCCACGAGCAGCAGGTGGCGTCCGACGACTCGGTGGGCGTGGGCTTCGCCTATGCCACCTTCGCCAATGCCTGGCTGGCCCGGCGCGAGCAGCTGATGCAGATGCTCGAACAGGTGCGCCGCGAAATCGTCAAGGCCCGCGACGAACTGGCCGACGCCTTCAACGAACTGAAGACCTACGAGATCACCCAGAAGGAACGCGAACGCCGCGCCCAGGCCGAGCGCGACAAGAAGGAACAGGCCTTCCTCGACGAAGTCGGATTGAACATCCATCGCCGCAAGGACAAGGACGAAGAGTGA
- a CDS encoding alpha/beta hydrolase produces the protein MKAMMARGWGLVVAAVMLMGASLPASAEAVTEEFKIASKWPGQNLYLRNKHPAALYDVKPEKTVLFLHGATYPAHSSFDMPVDGQSWMDWMAARGYDVYSLDIRGYGKSGHPPEMSQTPEANPPVVDTSDAVDDVTRAVDFILSRRNSQRIVLVGWSWGATLAGSFANTSQDKVERLVLYAPQWLRDVTPPSDADLARVPAWRQVDPRDAREIWLKAVPEAKRDATLSKAVFADWLKATIASDAEPAVPNTVRAPNGVVLDTMRYWASGKPRWNPERLSVPALVIQGEWDAEAPPSMGMRLFNKITSSPYKRYVMVGEATHAALMEKNRKQLYQAVAEFLESPVPQR, from the coding sequence ATGAAGGCGATGATGGCTCGGGGATGGGGATTGGTCGTGGCGGCGGTGATGCTGATGGGCGCGTCGCTGCCCGCCAGCGCCGAGGCGGTGACCGAGGAATTCAAGATCGCCAGTAAATGGCCGGGTCAGAATCTCTATCTCCGGAACAAGCATCCGGCGGCGCTGTACGACGTGAAGCCGGAAAAGACGGTGCTGTTCCTGCACGGCGCCACCTATCCCGCCCATTCCTCTTTCGACATGCCCGTGGACGGCCAAAGCTGGATGGATTGGATGGCGGCGCGGGGCTATGACGTCTACAGCCTGGACATCCGCGGCTACGGCAAGTCGGGCCATCCGCCCGAGATGAGCCAGACGCCCGAGGCCAATCCCCCGGTGGTCGACACCTCCGACGCCGTCGACGACGTCACCCGCGCCGTCGACTTCATCTTGTCGCGCCGCAATTCCCAGCGCATCGTCCTGGTGGGCTGGTCCTGGGGCGCGACCCTGGCGGGCTCTTTCGCCAATACCTCCCAGGACAAGGTGGAGCGTCTGGTGCTTTACGCGCCGCAATGGCTGCGTGACGTGACGCCGCCCAGTGACGCCGATCTGGCGCGGGTTCCCGCCTGGCGTCAGGTCGATCCGCGCGACGCCCGCGAGATCTGGCTAAAGGCGGTGCCCGAGGCCAAGCGCGACGCGACCCTGTCCAAGGCGGTCTTCGCCGACTGGCTGAAGGCCACCATCGCCAGCGATGCCGAGCCCGCCGTGCCCAATACGGTGCGCGCTCCCAACGGCGTGGTGCTGGACACCATGCGCTATTGGGCTTCGGGCAAGCCGCGCTGGAACCCCGAGCGCCTGTCCGTCCCCGCCCTGGTGATTCAGGGGGAATGGGACGCCGAGGCGCCGCCCTCCATGGGCATGAGGCTGTTCAACAAGATCACCTCCTCGCCCTACAAGCGCTATGTCATGGTGGGCGAGGCCACCCATGCGGCCCTGATGGAAAAGAATCGCAAGCAGCTCTATCAGGCGGTCGCCGAATTCCTGGAATCCCCCGTGCCGCAGCGTTGA
- a CDS encoding enoyl-CoA hydratase — translation MAFENITVETRGNVGLIALNRPKAMNALCAALITELGQALDAFEADDAIGAVVLTGSEKAFAAGADIKEMADKGYMDNYLSNFITDGWERVTKCRKPVVAAVAGFALGGGCEMAMMCDFIIAGDNAKFGQPEITIGTIPGAGGTQRLTRAVGKAKAMEMCLTGRMMDAAEAERSGLVSRVVPVAELVDEAVKAATKIAALSRPIVMLCKESVNAAFETTLAQGVTFERRLFHSTFATLDQKEGMAAFVEKRAPAFKNR, via the coding sequence ATGGCTTTCGAGAACATCACCGTCGAGACCCGCGGCAATGTCGGCCTGATCGCGCTGAACCGCCCCAAGGCCATGAACGCGCTCTGTGCCGCCCTGATCACCGAGCTGGGCCAGGCGCTGGACGCCTTCGAGGCCGATGATGCCATCGGCGCCGTGGTGCTGACCGGTTCGGAAAAGGCCTTCGCCGCCGGTGCCGACATCAAGGAGATGGCCGATAAGGGCTATATGGACAACTACCTGTCCAACTTCATCACCGACGGCTGGGAGCGTGTCACCAAGTGCCGCAAGCCGGTCGTCGCGGCGGTGGCCGGCTTCGCGCTGGGCGGCGGCTGCGAGATGGCCATGATGTGCGACTTCATCATCGCCGGCGACAATGCCAAGTTCGGCCAGCCCGAGATCACCATCGGCACCATCCCCGGCGCGGGCGGCACCCAGCGCCTGACGCGGGCCGTGGGCAAGGCCAAGGCCATGGAAATGTGCCTGACGGGGCGCATGATGGACGCCGCCGAGGCCGAGCGCTCCGGTCTGGTCAGCCGCGTCGTGCCGGTGGCCGAACTGGTGGACGAAGCCGTCAAGGCCGCCACCAAGATCGCCGCTCTGTCGCGGCCCATCGTCATGCTGTGCAAGGAATCGGTCAACGCCGCCTTCGAGACCACGCTGGCCCAGGGCGTCACCTTCGAGCGCCGCCTGTTTCATTCCACCTTCGCCACCCTCGACCAGAAGGAAGGCATGGCAGCCTTCGTCGAGAAGCGCGCGCCTGCTTTCAAGAATCGTTAA
- a CDS encoding YqaA family protein encodes MLKGLYDWMMAKAAHRHAIWWLAAISFIESSFFPIPPDVMLIPMVVAAPTRWWRIALICTLSSVVGGYLGYAIGYFAMDSIGMAILGVFHLQEKFQALKPIIDEWGVWFIIIKGATPIPYKLVTITAGAFHFDLAKFTFASILARGMRFILVAALLWKFGPPVRDFVERRLKLVTTVFVVVLVGGFFLVKLL; translated from the coding sequence ATGCTGAAGGGTCTTTACGATTGGATGATGGCCAAGGCGGCCCATCGCCACGCCATCTGGTGGCTGGCGGCCATTTCCTTCATCGAAAGCTCGTTCTTTCCCATACCACCCGACGTCATGCTGATCCCCATGGTGGTCGCCGCGCCCACCCGGTGGTGGCGCATCGCCCTGATCTGCACCCTGTCTTCGGTGGTGGGCGGCTATCTCGGCTATGCCATCGGCTATTTCGCCATGGATTCCATCGGTATGGCCATTCTGGGCGTCTTCCATCTCCAGGAAAAGTTCCAGGCCTTGAAGCCGATCATCGACGAATGGGGCGTGTGGTTCATCATCATCAAGGGCGCCACCCCCATTCCCTACAAGCTGGTGACCATCACGGCGGGCGCCTTCCACTTCGATCTGGCCAAGTTCACCTTCGCCTCCATCCTGGCGCGCGGCATGCGCTTCATCCTGGTGGCGGCCCTGTTGTGGAAGTTCGGCCCGCCCGTGCGCGACTTCGTGGAACGCCGGTTGAAACTGGTCACCACTGTGTTCGTCGTGGTGCTGGTGGGCGGCTTCTTCCTGGTGAAACTGCTGTAG
- the ctrA gene encoding response regulator transcription factor CtrA, translated as MRVLVVEDDQLMSRAIEAMLKAEGMVVDTTALGEDGLEIGKLYDYDIILLDLMLPDMDGYEVLRRLRSARIETPVLILSGLSEPDKKIKGLGSGADDYLTKPFDKGELVARIQAIVRRSKGHAQSVIDTGKLSVNLDARTVAVTGDPLHLTAKEYGILELLSLRKGQTLTKEQFLNHLYGGIDEPELKIIDVFICKLRKKLATATGGESYIETVWGRGYVLRDPDLPAANSNKAGAAE; from the coding sequence ATGCGTGTATTGGTGGTCGAAGACGACCAGTTGATGTCCAGAGCCATCGAAGCCATGCTCAAAGCCGAGGGCATGGTGGTCGATACCACTGCTTTAGGCGAGGATGGCCTGGAGATTGGCAAGCTCTATGACTACGACATCATACTGCTGGACCTGATGCTGCCCGATATGGACGGCTATGAAGTGCTGCGCCGCCTGCGCTCGGCGCGCATCGAGACGCCTGTCCTGATCCTGTCGGGCCTCTCCGAACCGGACAAGAAGATCAAGGGCCTGGGCTCGGGCGCCGATGATTACCTGACCAAACCCTTCGACAAGGGCGAACTGGTGGCCCGTATCCAGGCCATCGTGCGCCGCTCCAAGGGCCATGCCCAGTCGGTGATCGACACCGGCAAGCTGTCGGTGAACCTGGATGCCCGCACCGTCGCCGTCACCGGCGATCCGCTCCACCTCACCGCAAAGGAATACGGCATCCTGGAACTGCTCAGCTTGCGCAAGGGCCAGACGCTGACCAAGGAGCAGTTCCTCAACCACCTCTACGGCGGCATCGACGAGCCCGAGTTGAAGATCATCGACGTCTTCATCTGCAAGCTCCGAAAGAAGCTGGCCACCGCAACGGGCGGCGAATCCTATATCGAGACGGTGTGGGGACGCGGCTATGTGCTCCGCGATCCCGACCTGCCCGCCGCCAATTCCAACAAGGCGGGCGCGGCGGAATAG
- the ubiE gene encoding bifunctional demethylmenaquinone methyltransferase/2-methoxy-6-polyprenyl-1,4-benzoquinol methylase UbiE, with product MTDSHSHSDGTTHFGFKTVAEDEKVSLVRGVFDSVASKYDLMNDLMSAGVHRLWKSAFLDMLRPQPGQTLLDVGGGTGDIAFGWKKRGGGPVTVCDINREMLAVGRDRAVDRNLLDGLTWVCGNAEELPIPDRSVDRYTIAFCLRNVTHWDKAIAEAYRVLRPGGRFMCLEFSRVIVPGLREAYDAYSFNVLPKVGGMVTGNAEAYQYLVESIRKFPPQEEMAAMVEAAGFSRVEVRNLSAGIAAIHSGWRI from the coding sequence ATGACCGACAGCCACTCCCATTCCGACGGCACCACCCATTTCGGCTTCAAGACCGTGGCCGAGGACGAGAAGGTTTCCCTTGTCCGCGGCGTCTTCGATTCGGTGGCGTCAAAATACGATCTCATGAACGACCTGATGAGCGCGGGCGTGCATCGCCTGTGGAAATCGGCGTTCCTCGACATGCTTCGCCCCCAGCCCGGCCAGACCCTGCTGGATGTGGGCGGGGGCACCGGCGACATCGCCTTCGGCTGGAAAAAGCGGGGCGGCGGGCCGGTCACCGTGTGTGACATCAACCGCGAAATGCTGGCCGTCGGGCGCGACCGCGCCGTGGATCGCAATTTGCTGGATGGGCTGACCTGGGTCTGCGGCAATGCCGAGGAACTGCCCATACCCGACCGGTCGGTCGACCGCTATACCATCGCCTTTTGCCTGCGCAACGTCACCCATTGGGACAAGGCCATCGCCGAGGCCTACCGCGTACTGCGGCCCGGCGGGCGCTTCATGTGCCTGGAATTCTCGCGCGTGATCGTTCCCGGTCTACGCGAGGCTTATGATGCCTATTCCTTCAACGTGCTGCCCAAGGTGGGCGGCATGGTCACCGGCAATGCCGAGGCCTATCAGTATCTGGTGGAAAGCATCCGCAAATTCCCGCCCCAGGAGGAGATGGCCGCCATGGTCGAGGCCGCTGGATTCTCCCGCGTCGAGGTGCGCAACCTGTCTGCGGGCATCGCCGCCATTCATTCGGGCTGGCGGATCTGA
- a CDS encoding sensor histidine kinase — MRAAIAAGLALMLASGAAAADEASSLASLRFDPLSLGIGALLILIPALAVLALLRWRMVGLAADASRAAGLAERLTESLLAAPDGFYAWLGAEREICSRRLAVLLGLFGGTESTFMDVLESFAAADAAQLDGAARRLREEGAGFELELRLRDGGRRVRAAGVRASSPEGTALADLIWMHDVTEGAAFEAELATRLAGLAAERERIDGLLGVLPIPVWVRDDDLSLLHVNRAYARAVDVASPHAAVAGQIELASDGSVREARALAARARAAGEPRAESFHLVLGGQRRFTEITEAPFEAADGGLLTAGYALDLTRIEDLQVELARHASAHAQVLEHLATAIAIFSTDTRLTFFNTAFTRLWRLEAEWLQAQPTYGAVLDSLRERRLLPEVADYRAYKEDELKRFISLIDAAETLLHLPDGRTLRRMIAAHPYGGLIFTYEDVTDTLALERSFNTALAVQRETLDHLHEGVAVFRGDGRLRLFNPAYARIWNLPVTLLETEPHLNELVEAHRPYFEGGAERASVWPEVRERLVALFNTRAPQSGRVERLDDSIVDFASVPLPDGAMLLTWLDVTDSARVERALRERNEALAAADLLKSEFIANVSAEVRKPLTTVIGFSEMLAAEYFGKLNKRQHEYARGITEAGQGLQSLISDILDLAAIEAGQMALELDTVDIHPMLSGVLGLVRERVREKKVHLDFDCPLEIGWIVADERRLRQVLFNLLGNALKRTPSGGKVSVRAERRPTELALTISDTGTGLSDEQQERLFGGFAAGGRRDVLPAGQSDDDSGIGLALVQRFVDLHGGRVELASLPGQGTVVTVRLPVGAGVA, encoded by the coding sequence ATGCGCGCGGCGATCGCGGCGGGATTGGCATTGATGCTGGCGTCGGGTGCGGCGGCGGCTGATGAGGCTTCGTCTCTGGCGTCGCTTCGCTTCGATCCCCTGTCGCTGGGCATCGGCGCCCTGCTTATCCTGATCCCCGCCTTGGCCGTCTTGGCTCTGCTGCGCTGGCGCATGGTGGGGCTGGCCGCCGATGCGAGCCGTGCCGCCGGTCTGGCCGAGCGACTGACCGAAAGCCTGCTGGCGGCGCCCGACGGCTTTTATGCCTGGCTGGGAGCCGAGCGCGAGATCTGCTCGCGGCGTCTTGCCGTGCTGCTGGGTCTGTTCGGCGGCACCGAATCCACCTTCATGGATGTGCTGGAATCCTTTGCCGCCGCCGATGCCGCCCAACTGGACGGCGCGGCGCGGCGTCTGCGCGAGGAAGGCGCGGGCTTCGAACTGGAATTGCGCCTCAGGGATGGGGGGCGCCGGGTCCGCGCCGCCGGTGTCCGCGCGTCGAGCCCCGAAGGGACGGCGCTCGCCGACCTGATCTGGATGCATGACGTCACCGAAGGGGCCGCCTTTGAAGCCGAACTGGCCACCCGTCTGGCCGGGCTGGCGGCCGAGCGAGAGCGCATCGACGGTCTGCTGGGCGTGCTGCCCATTCCCGTCTGGGTGCGTGACGACGATCTGTCCCTGCTTCACGTCAACCGGGCCTATGCCAGGGCGGTGGACGTGGCCTCGCCCCATGCGGCGGTGGCAGGGCAGATCGAACTGGCGTCCGACGGTTCGGTGCGCGAGGCCCGCGCCCTGGCGGCCCGTGCGCGGGCGGCAGGCGAGCCCCGCGCCGAATCCTTCCATCTGGTCTTGGGCGGCCAGCGCCGCTTCACCGAGATCACCGAGGCGCCGTTCGAGGCCGCCGACGGGGGGTTGCTGACCGCCGGTTATGCCCTGGACCTGACCCGCATCGAGGATCTGCAGGTGGAACTGGCGCGCCACGCCAGCGCCCATGCCCAGGTGCTGGAACATCTGGCCACCGCCATCGCCATCTTTTCCACCGATACCAGGCTGACCTTCTTCAACACCGCCTTCACCCGGCTGTGGCGGCTGGAGGCCGAGTGGCTGCAGGCCCAGCCCACCTATGGCGCGGTGCTGGATTCGCTGCGCGAACGCCGCCTTCTGCCCGAAGTGGCCGATTACCGCGCCTATAAGGAAGACGAACTCAAACGCTTCATCTCCCTGATCGATGCCGCCGAGACCCTGCTGCACCTGCCCGATGGCCGCACGCTGCGCCGGATGATCGCCGCCCATCCCTATGGCGGCCTGATCTTCACCTATGAGGATGTGACCGACACCCTGGCGCTGGAGCGCTCTTTCAACACCGCGCTCGCCGTCCAGCGCGAAACCCTGGACCACCTGCACGAGGGCGTGGCGGTGTTCAGGGGCGATGGCCGCCTGCGTCTGTTCAATCCCGCCTATGCCCGCATCTGGAATCTGCCGGTCACCCTGCTGGAGACCGAGCCCCATCTCAACGAGCTGGTGGAGGCCCACCGGCCCTATTTCGAAGGCGGCGCCGAGCGCGCCTCGGTCTGGCCGGAAGTGCGCGAACGTCTGGTGGCTCTGTTCAATACCCGTGCGCCCCAAAGCGGACGGGTGGAGCGGCTTGACGATTCCATCGTGGATTTCGCCTCGGTGCCGCTGCCCGACGGGGCCATGCTGCTGACCTGGCTGGACGTCACCGATTCGGCCAGGGTGGAGCGCGCGCTGCGCGAGAGGAACGAGGCCCTGGCCGCCGCCGATCTGCTGAAAAGCGAGTTCATCGCCAATGTCTCGGCCGAGGTCAGAAAGCCGCTGACCACGGTGATCGGGTTCTCCGAGATGCTGGCCGCCGAGTATTTCGGCAAGCTCAACAAGCGCCAGCACGAATATGCCCGCGGCATCACCGAGGCGGGCCAGGGGTTGCAGTCGCTGATCTCCGATATTCTCGATCTGGCCGCCATCGAGGCGGGGCAGATGGCCCTGGAACTCGATACCGTCGATATCCACCCCATGCTGTCGGGGGTCTTGGGGCTGGTGCGCGAAAGGGTGCGCGAGAAGAAGGTCCACCTGGATTTCGACTGCCCGCTGGAGATCGGCTGGATCGTCGCCGACGAACGCCGCTTGCGTCAGGTGCTGTTCAACCTGCTGGGCAATGCCTTGAAGCGTACGCCTTCGGGCGGCAAGGTCAGCGTGCGGGCCGAACGGCGGCCAACAGAACTGGCGCTGACCATCAGCGACACCGGCACCGGCCTTTCCGACGAACAGCAAGAAAGGCTGTTCGGCGGCTTTGCCGCGGGCGGGCGCCGTGACGTGCTGCCCGCCGGCCAGAGCGACGACGATTCCGGCATCGGTCTGGCCCTGGTCCAGCGCTTTGTCGATCTGCATGGCGGAAGGGTGGAATTGGCATCCTTGCCCGGTCAGGGTACGGTAGTGACCGTGCGGCTGCCCGTGGGGGCTGGGGTTGCATGA